Proteins from a single region of Gossypium arboreum isolate Shixiya-1 chromosome 1, ASM2569848v2, whole genome shotgun sequence:
- the LOC108480184 gene encoding vesicle-associated protein 4-1-like yields the protein MAIVDRHQRSSERKMFSLCPFWQTSTTMNNSSSSSSTKNLNHNGSRHSETVAAKRSKSVSSIARSLLPPRRRLRLDPSNKLYFPYEPGTQARSAIRLKNTSKSHVAFKFQTTAPKSCFMRPPGGILAPGESIIATVFKFVERPENNEVQVDLKSKVKFKIMSLKVTAGVDYLPELFDEQRDQVTVERILRVVFLDIGRPSPALDKLKRQLAEAEAAFEARKKPAPDTGPRVVGEGLVIDEWKERREKYLARQQVEAVDST from the exons ATGGCGATCGTCGACCGGCATCAGCGGAGCTCCGAAAGAAAGATGTTTAGTCTTTGTCCCTTTTGGCAGACTTCGACCACGATGAACAactcttcctcttcttcttccactAAAAATCTCAACCACAATGGCAGTCGACACTCGGAGACGGTTGCCGCCAAGCGCTCTAAATCCGTCTCATCCATTGCTAGATCGCTTCTCCCTCCACGGCGCCGGCTGCGCCTCGATCCTTCTAATAAACTCTATTTCCCTT ATGAGCCTGGAACTCAGGCGAGAAGTGCGATCAGGTTGAAGAACACTAGTAAATCTCACGTAGCTTTCAAG tttcaaACTACTGCGCCGAAGAGTTGTTTTATGCGTCCACCTGGTGGTATTTTGGCGCCAGGGGAAAGCATTATCGCAACCG TGTTTAAATTTGTAGAGCGTCCGGAGAATAATGAGGTGCAGGTGGATTTAAAGAGTAAAGTTAAATTTAAGATAATGAGTTTGAAGGTAACAGCTGGAGTGGATTACTTGCCTGAGCTT TTTGATGAACAAAGGGATCAAGTGACTGTAGAAAGAATTTTGCGGGTTGTATTTCTAGATATAGGGCGGCCTAGCCCT GCATTGGACAAACTTAAGCGTCAGTTAGCTGAGGCCGAGGCTGCTTTTGAAGCACGCAAGAAACCTGCCCCTGATACAGGTCCCCGTGTTGTTGGCGAAGGTCTTGTAATCGATGAATGG AAAGAGCGAAGGGAAAAATACCTGGCACGTCAGCAAGTTGAAGCGGTAGATTCAACATGA